One window of Mesorhizobium sp. WSM4904 genomic DNA carries:
- a CDS encoding ABC transporter permease codes for MNAIATIAGREIRDGLRNRWALGAVLLMAGLALTLAFLGSAPTGVVGASPLEVTVVSLSSLTIFLVPLIALLLSHDAIVGERDRGTLLLLLSYPLSRWQILFGKFLGHLSILTVATVLGYGAAGAALAFAAGEFDADSLGSFARMIGSSVLLGAVFDALGYLISATVRERATAAGLAIGIWLVLVLLYDMALLGLLVADQGRTISAAAFNWLLLFDPADIFRLLNLAGLSKTSLFAGMAGLAEQMQFGRAVLLTALAAWVAVPLALAAFVFSRKEP; via the coding sequence ATGAACGCCATAGCAACGATTGCCGGCCGCGAGATACGCGACGGCCTGCGCAACCGCTGGGCCCTTGGCGCCGTCCTGCTGATGGCCGGCCTGGCGTTGACGCTTGCGTTTCTCGGCAGCGCCCCGACGGGCGTGGTCGGCGCAAGTCCGCTCGAAGTCACGGTCGTCAGCCTGTCGAGCCTGACGATTTTCCTGGTTCCGCTGATCGCGCTCCTCCTGTCCCACGACGCAATCGTCGGAGAACGCGATCGCGGCACGCTGCTTCTTCTGCTCTCCTATCCGCTCTCGCGCTGGCAGATCCTCTTTGGCAAATTCCTCGGGCATCTCTCGATCCTGACGGTGGCGACCGTGCTCGGCTACGGTGCAGCCGGAGCGGCGCTCGCGTTCGCGGCCGGCGAATTCGATGCCGACAGCCTCGGCAGTTTCGCGCGGATGATAGGCTCGTCCGTTCTGCTCGGCGCGGTCTTCGACGCGCTCGGATACTTGATCAGCGCGACCGTGCGCGAGCGTGCGACCGCGGCAGGCCTTGCCATCGGCATCTGGCTGGTTCTGGTTCTTCTCTACGACATGGCGCTGCTCGGCCTGCTGGTTGCGGATCAGGGCAGGACGATCAGCGCCGCCGCTTTCAACTGGCTGCTCCTCTTCGATCCCGCCGACATCTTCCGGCTCCTCAACCTTGCCGGGTTGTCGAAGACCAGCCTGTTCGCCGGGATGGCCGGCCTTGCCGAGCAGATGCAGTTCGGCCGCGCCGTGCTGCTTACGGCGCTGGCGGCATGGGTGGCGGTTCCCCTGGCGCTTGCCGCCTTCGTCTTTTCAAGGAAGGAGCCATGA
- a CDS encoding nitrous oxide reductase accessory protein NosL — protein sequence MMRATILGAWAAAVLSVLLAGCNQEIAGQSKPPPQEPTATSVAYFCSMGLLEHGGPKGQAFRAGKSEPVWFSSVRDAVAFSMLPGEPKDVVAIYVNDMAKARNWDRPEAGAWVEAHDAWYAIGSDYNAGMGGKDAVPFSDEKAARSFTAAHGGTVVRFNEIPEKYILESDESDAAAEISDSEAKLSNALVKQ from the coding sequence ATGATGCGCGCAACGATTCTCGGCGCATGGGCCGCCGCTGTCCTCTCGGTCCTGCTTGCCGGCTGCAACCAGGAGATTGCCGGCCAGTCCAAGCCGCCGCCGCAGGAGCCGACGGCCACTTCGGTCGCCTATTTCTGTTCGATGGGCCTGCTCGAACATGGCGGCCCGAAGGGGCAGGCCTTCCGTGCCGGCAAATCCGAGCCGGTCTGGTTCTCGTCCGTTCGCGACGCCGTCGCCTTCTCGATGCTGCCGGGAGAGCCGAAGGACGTCGTCGCCATCTACGTCAACGACATGGCGAAGGCCAGGAATTGGGATCGCCCCGAGGCAGGAGCCTGGGTCGAGGCGCACGACGCCTGGTATGCTATCGGCAGCGACTACAACGCCGGCATGGGCGGCAAGGACGCCGTGCCTTTCTCCGACGAAAAGGCTGCCCGGTCGTTCACGGCCGCGCATGGCGGAACCGTCGTGCGCTTCAACGAGATCCCGGAGAAATACATCCTGGAAAGCGATGAGAGCGATGCCGCCGCCGAAATTTCGGACAGCGAGGCCAAACTGTCCAACGCCCTGGTGAAGCAATGA
- a CDS encoding FAD:protein FMN transferase, translating into MTELSTIPRAGMKPAGPMTRRRFIRISGAVTGLSLAALGWGFPRPGRASPLFHEWRGVALGADASLRIYHPDAAEAQRMIADALAEVHRLERVFSLYDDSSALSRLNRDGELADPPQELVELLATSERYARATGGAFDPTVQPLWTLYAKHFSTAGADPNGPSPADIGAVVAKCGYQRVIVDIGKVAFAQPGMALTLNGIAQGYITDRVAELLRARGVTHTLVDMGETRALDVHPTGRPWSVGIKDPRAEDRLLATLALDNQAVSTSGGYGTEFGPAGRFNHIFDPATGLCAGRYLSVSVVAPTATCADALSTAFSVMPVDRAVSALEELGATRACFVLMDGSMVERSV; encoded by the coding sequence ATGACGGAGCTTTCGACGATTCCGCGCGCCGGAATGAAACCGGCCGGCCCGATGACCCGACGCCGCTTCATCCGCATCAGCGGCGCTGTGACGGGCCTCAGCCTTGCGGCACTTGGGTGGGGCTTCCCGCGGCCGGGTCGGGCGTCACCACTGTTCCATGAATGGCGCGGTGTCGCGCTCGGCGCCGATGCCTCGCTGCGGATATACCACCCCGATGCCGCCGAGGCCCAGCGCATGATCGCGGATGCGCTCGCCGAGGTGCATCGACTGGAGCGCGTGTTCAGCCTCTACGACGATAGCTCTGCGCTTTCCCGGTTGAACCGCGACGGTGAGCTGGCCGATCCGCCACAGGAACTCGTCGAGCTTTTGGCGACGAGCGAGCGCTATGCCCGCGCAACCGGCGGCGCCTTCGACCCGACGGTGCAGCCGCTCTGGACGCTTTATGCGAAGCATTTCAGCACGGCTGGCGCCGATCCGAATGGTCCGTCGCCGGCAGACATCGGCGCCGTCGTGGCCAAATGCGGCTACCAGCGCGTGATCGTCGACATCGGAAAAGTGGCGTTCGCGCAACCCGGCATGGCGCTCACCCTGAACGGCATCGCGCAAGGCTACATCACCGATCGCGTCGCCGAACTCCTGCGCGCTCGCGGGGTCACGCACACTTTGGTCGATATGGGAGAGACGCGTGCGCTCGACGTTCATCCGACGGGCCGGCCCTGGTCGGTCGGGATAAAGGATCCGCGTGCCGAGGACCGCCTGCTTGCGACGCTTGCTCTCGACAACCAGGCTGTCTCCACTTCGGGCGGCTACGGCACGGAATTTGGTCCGGCGGGGAGATTCAATCACATCTTCGATCCCGCGACGGGTCTGTGCGCGGGCCGCTATCTCAGCGTCTCGGTCGTTGCGCCGACCGCGACCTGCGCCGACGCGCTTTCGACTGCCTTTTCCGTGATGCCTGTGGATCGCGCCGTTTCCGCCCTCGAGGAGCTCGGGGCAACGCGGGCCTGCTTCGTTTTGATGGACGGGTCGATGGTAGAGCGCAGCGTCTGA
- a CDS encoding NADH-quinone oxidoreductase subunit B family protein yields MRKLLFESLIRPPLTERSPQVSDAAVDELARALDGAARKRLGRSLSIRAVDAGSCNGCELEMHALNNAFYDIERFGFRFVASPRHADVLLVTGPVTKNMREALKRTWDATPNPKWVVALGDCAKDGGCFAGSYAVVGGVSDVVPVDLHIPGCPPRPIEILKGLIALLDGANRKGGASQG; encoded by the coding sequence ATGCGCAAGCTCCTGTTCGAAAGCCTGATCCGCCCGCCATTGACGGAACGCTCGCCACAGGTGAGCGACGCGGCGGTCGACGAGCTGGCGCGCGCCCTCGACGGTGCCGCCCGCAAGCGGCTGGGCCGGAGCCTGTCCATCCGCGCCGTCGATGCCGGCTCCTGCAATGGGTGCGAGCTCGAGATGCACGCGCTCAACAATGCCTTTTACGACATCGAGCGCTTCGGCTTCCGCTTCGTCGCATCGCCCCGCCATGCCGATGTGCTTCTAGTCACCGGGCCGGTCACCAAAAACATGCGCGAGGCATTGAAGCGGACCTGGGACGCGACGCCCAACCCGAAATGGGTGGTCGCGCTCGGCGACTGCGCAAAAGACGGCGGCTGCTTCGCCGGCAGCTATGCGGTCGTCGGCGGCGTGTCGGACGTGGTGCCGGTCGACCTGCACATTCCAGGCTGCCCGCCGCGGCCGATCGAGATCCTCAAGGGATTGATCGCGCTGCTCGACGGCGCGAACCGAAAGGGTGGCGCTTCCCAGGGCTGA